In Verrucomicrobiota bacterium, one DNA window encodes the following:
- a CDS encoding four helix bundle protein yields the protein MTKTNFERLEVYQLSEKIADMVWEIPRKWDSFAQGTVGKQMVRAADSIGANISEGVGRGSHADNKRFVRTARGSLYETKHWLRRAYKRDLLTKTQIDKLKPLMDEIAPRLNAYLRSIGRFPEPIE from the coding sequence ATGACCAAAACAAACTTTGAACGGCTGGAAGTTTACCAACTGTCCGAAAAGATTGCGGATATGGTTTGGGAAATTCCGCGCAAGTGGGATTCGTTCGCGCAGGGCACGGTAGGGAAACAGATGGTGCGGGCGGCGGACAGCATCGGCGCGAACATCAGCGAAGGTGTGGGCCGTGGCAGTCACGCCGACAACAAACGTTTCGTCCGCACCGCACGCGGATCGCTCTACGAGACCAAGCATTGGCTGCGCCGCGCTTACAAGCGCGACCTTCTGACCAAAACGCAGATTGATAAACTCAAGCCGCTGATGGACGAAATCGCCCCGCGCCTGAACGCATACCTCAGATCCATCGGCCGTTTTCCCGAACCCATCGAATGA